The DNA sequence TTTGGATTTATTATATAAGGAAGATTTTCGGGTATTTACGCATAATAAGCTGTCTTCTAATGATTCCGGTATTTCTTTGGGGCAGGCAGCGATAGCGAATTTCAGGGATTAAGAGATGTGCCTGGCTATTCCCATGAGAATAAAAAGTATTAGCGGTGAGTTTGCCGAAGTGGAAGCAGGCGGGCTTATACGCAGGGCCAATATCCAGATGTTGCCGCGGGCAAAAGCCGG is a window from the Candidatus Omnitrophota bacterium genome containing:
- a CDS encoding HypC/HybG/HupF family hydrogenase formation chaperone; amino-acid sequence: MCLAIPMRIKSISGEFAEVEAGGLIRRANIQMLPRAKAGDYIIVHAGFAIEKLDPGKAKETLRLVDEIR